The Gordonia sp. KTR9 genome contains a region encoding:
- the alr gene encoding alanine racemase, with protein sequence MTSPALTATVDLGAIAHNVDVLRAASGADVMAVVKADAYGHGALPVARAVLAAGATELGVAHLTEAAALRAAGIDAPITAWLHTPGADFAGAITDRIDIALSSISQLDAVIAAARRIGQTALVTAKVDTGLNRSGVAVDEWADFAERVAKAHADGSVTLRAVMCHLARGDEPDHPLNDAQAQRLDLAVADLVRLGAAPQVVHIANSPAALTRPDLARDLVRPGIAVYGRTPVPARGDFGLIPAMTLTARIALVKKVAAGQGVSYSETWIAPRDTVVAVVAAGYADGVPRLLSGRIRVRIGDRLFDGVGRICMDQLVVDLGPDGAGVREGDEAELFGTGASGGPTAKDWADTIGTIDYEIVSQVGQRVVRRYLGAGATGVDSEDTVTPENAGTGQ encoded by the coding sequence ATGACTTCCCCTGCTCTGACCGCGACCGTCGACCTCGGCGCGATCGCCCACAACGTCGACGTGCTGCGTGCCGCCTCGGGTGCCGACGTGATGGCGGTCGTGAAAGCCGACGCCTACGGCCATGGGGCGCTACCGGTGGCGCGTGCGGTCCTCGCCGCGGGTGCCACCGAACTCGGTGTCGCCCACCTCACCGAGGCCGCGGCACTGCGGGCGGCCGGCATCGACGCCCCGATCACCGCCTGGCTGCACACACCGGGTGCCGACTTCGCGGGTGCGATCACCGACCGCATCGACATCGCGCTCTCGTCGATCTCGCAGCTCGACGCGGTCATCGCCGCGGCGCGGCGCATCGGACAGACCGCCCTCGTGACGGCCAAGGTCGACACCGGCCTCAACCGCAGCGGTGTCGCCGTGGACGAATGGGCGGACTTCGCCGAGCGGGTCGCGAAAGCGCATGCGGACGGGTCGGTGACCCTGCGTGCGGTGATGTGCCACCTCGCGCGCGGCGACGAACCCGATCACCCGCTCAACGATGCCCAGGCGCAGCGGCTCGACCTCGCCGTGGCCGACCTGGTCCGTCTCGGCGCCGCGCCCCAGGTGGTGCACATCGCCAATTCACCCGCGGCACTGACCCGTCCGGATCTCGCCCGTGACCTCGTCCGGCCCGGGATCGCCGTCTACGGCCGCACCCCGGTACCCGCGCGGGGCGACTTCGGGCTGATCCCGGCGATGACCCTGACCGCGCGTATCGCGCTCGTGAAGAAGGTGGCCGCGGGACAGGGCGTGTCCTACAGCGAGACGTGGATCGCGCCGCGCGACACGGTGGTGGCCGTGGTCGCCGCCGGATACGCCGACGGCGTACCGCGACTGCTGTCGGGCCGGATCCGGGTACGGATCGGAGACCGGCTGTTCGACGGTGTGGGCCGGATCTGCATGGATCAGCTGGTCGTCGACCTCGGACCGGACGGCGCAGGAGTCCGCGAGGGTGACGAGGCCGAACTCTTCGGCACCGGGGCCTCCGGTGGCCCGACCGCGAAGGACTGGGCGGACACGATCGGCACCATCGACTACGAGATCGTTTCCCAGGTCGGGCAGCGAGTGGTCCGTCGTTACCTCGGCGCGGGGGCCACCGGGGTAGATTCCGAGGACACGGTGACACCCGAGAACGCGGGGACCGGACAGTGA
- a CDS encoding NAD(P)H-hydrate dehydratase has product MPIRYLTADEVRDAERATGDLLTGGVLMRLAAHGVAGVVAAELNRTGGCYGRSVCLVVGAGDNGGDALFAGAELRRRGVRVDAVLLAPDKAHAAGLAAFRAAGGRTVERPPDGPDVIVDGVVGLGGRGPLRTNAAEIFAATGPETTVVAVDLPSGVDADTGEVHDPAVRADITVTFGVRRRAHLLAAPQCGRVVLVDIGLGDLVDRSGGTAEPTLSSLDDDEIDWPTPGPADDKYTQGVVGVIAGSHRYPGAAVLATGAAVTATSGMTRFVGSAHAEVVAQWPEVVATPELADAGRVQAWVLGPGMGTDGAARATLRTVLGTDLPVLADADALTLIARDPGLVDGRAAPTLLTPHAGEFARLTGTELGADRLTAVAGLAARWGVTVLLKGRITLVADPTGHVLGNDAGSSWAATAGAGDVLSGVAGALLAAGRSPQIAGAAAARVHARAAELASRGAPIGASALLSALRPAIREFTTRSARTRADTEPSAR; this is encoded by the coding sequence ATGCCGATCCGGTATCTGACGGCTGACGAGGTCCGCGACGCCGAGCGGGCCACGGGTGACCTGCTCACCGGCGGCGTCCTGATGCGCCTGGCGGCGCACGGCGTCGCCGGGGTGGTCGCGGCGGAGCTGAACCGGACCGGCGGCTGCTACGGACGGTCGGTCTGTCTCGTCGTCGGTGCGGGGGACAACGGGGGCGACGCGCTCTTCGCCGGCGCCGAACTGCGACGTCGTGGTGTGCGGGTCGACGCGGTCCTGCTCGCCCCGGACAAGGCCCACGCCGCGGGGCTGGCCGCATTCCGCGCTGCCGGCGGACGGACCGTCGAGCGGCCACCCGACGGACCCGACGTGATCGTCGACGGAGTGGTCGGGCTCGGCGGCCGCGGTCCGCTGCGGACGAACGCCGCAGAGATCTTCGCGGCCACCGGTCCGGAGACCACCGTCGTCGCCGTCGATCTGCCGTCGGGTGTCGATGCCGACACCGGCGAGGTCCACGACCCGGCGGTCCGTGCCGACATCACGGTCACCTTCGGGGTCCGGCGCCGCGCGCATCTGCTCGCCGCGCCGCAGTGCGGGCGAGTCGTTCTCGTCGACATCGGCCTCGGCGATCTCGTCGACCGATCGGGTGGAACCGCCGAGCCGACGCTCAGCTCCCTCGACGATGATGAAATCGATTGGCCCACACCAGGTCCGGCCGACGACAAGTACACGCAGGGGGTCGTCGGGGTCATCGCCGGATCGCATCGGTACCCCGGCGCCGCCGTCCTCGCCACCGGCGCGGCGGTGACCGCGACCTCGGGGATGACCCGGTTCGTCGGATCGGCGCATGCCGAGGTGGTGGCGCAGTGGCCGGAGGTGGTCGCCACGCCCGAACTCGCCGACGCCGGCCGCGTCCAGGCATGGGTTCTCGGCCCCGGCATGGGTACCGACGGTGCGGCTAGGGCGACCCTGCGCACGGTCCTGGGTACCGACCTGCCGGTTCTCGCCGATGCCGACGCCCTGACCCTGATCGCGCGCGATCCGGGGCTGGTCGACGGGCGGGCGGCGCCGACGCTGCTGACACCGCATGCCGGCGAGTTCGCCCGGCTGACCGGCACCGAGCTGGGGGCCGACCGTCTCACCGCCGTCGCCGGCCTCGCCGCGAGGTGGGGTGTCACGGTGCTGCTCAAGGGGCGCATCACGCTGGTCGCCGACCCCACGGGTCACGTCCTCGGCAACGATGCCGGGTCGTCGTGGGCGGCGACCGCCGGCGCAGGCGACGTGCTGTCGGGTGTCGCCGGGGCGCTGCTCGCCGCCGGGAGATCACCGCAGATCGCCGGTGCGGCGGCGGCGCGCGTACACGCCCGGGCGGCCGAGCTCGCGAGTCGCGGCGCGCCGATCGGGGCGTCGGCGCTGCTGTCGGCGCTGCGTCCGGCGATCCGCGAGTTCACCACGCGGTCAGCACGAACACGAGCGGATACAGAGCCGTCAGCGCGGTGA
- the glmS gene encoding glutamine--fructose-6-phosphate transaminase (isomerizing) — protein MCGIVGYVGRRDALDIVVDALRRMEYRGYDSAGVAILDGEGNTAIQKKALRLENLEKQIATVGRESLAGTTGIGHTRWATHGKPTDRNAHPHASDDGKLAVVHNGIIENYAELRAELEEDGVEFASETDTETAVHLVSKYYALGPTAGDFVASAYAALRRLEGAFTLVFTHADHADTIVAARRSTPLVVGVGKGEMFLASDVTAFIEHTRDAVELGQDEVVVITADSYTVSDFDQNVRAGKPFHIDWDLAAAEKGGYDFFMLKEIAEQPRAIADTLLGHLQNGRIVLDEQRLTDDDLRDVDKVFVVACGTAYHAGLLAKYAIEHWTRLPVEIELASEFRYRDPVLDRSTLVVAISQSGETADTLEAVRHAKDQKARVLAICNTNGAQIPRESDAVLYTHAGPEIGVASTKCFLAQIVAAYLLGLALAQARGTKYADEVAREFAAIEAMADSVAQVLGTMEPVRELARSLAHHNTVLFIGRHVGYPVALEGALKLKELAYMHAEGFAAGELKHGPIALIEDGLPVITVMPSPDGRAVLHSKMVSNIREIQARGARTIVIAEPDDAAARAVADEFIPIPKTPTLLQPLVSTVPLQVFAASVAQARGYDVDKPRNLAKSVTVE, from the coding sequence ATGTGTGGAATCGTGGGATACGTGGGGCGACGCGATGCCCTGGACATCGTCGTCGACGCGCTGCGACGGATGGAATACCGCGGGTACGACTCGGCGGGCGTCGCGATCCTCGACGGCGAGGGAAACACCGCGATCCAGAAGAAGGCGCTCCGGCTGGAGAATCTCGAGAAGCAGATCGCCACGGTCGGTCGCGAGTCGCTGGCCGGAACGACCGGCATCGGACACACGCGGTGGGCGACGCACGGCAAGCCGACCGATCGCAACGCGCACCCGCACGCCAGTGACGACGGCAAGCTCGCCGTCGTGCACAACGGAATCATCGAGAACTACGCGGAACTCCGCGCCGAACTCGAGGAGGACGGCGTCGAGTTCGCGTCCGAGACCGACACCGAGACCGCCGTGCACCTGGTGTCCAAGTACTACGCGCTGGGTCCGACCGCCGGCGACTTCGTGGCGAGCGCCTACGCCGCGCTGCGTCGTCTCGAGGGAGCCTTCACCCTCGTGTTCACCCACGCCGACCACGCGGACACCATCGTCGCGGCGCGGCGGTCGACACCGCTCGTGGTCGGTGTCGGCAAGGGCGAGATGTTCCTCGCGTCGGACGTGACGGCATTCATCGAACACACCCGGGATGCGGTGGAACTCGGCCAGGACGAGGTCGTGGTGATCACCGCCGACTCGTACACGGTCAGCGACTTCGACCAGAACGTCCGCGCGGGCAAGCCCTTTCACATCGACTGGGATCTCGCGGCCGCGGAGAAGGGCGGTTACGACTTCTTCATGCTCAAGGAGATCGCCGAGCAGCCGCGGGCGATCGCCGACACCCTCCTCGGGCATCTGCAGAACGGCCGGATCGTGCTCGACGAGCAGCGCCTGACCGACGACGACCTGCGCGACGTCGACAAGGTGTTCGTGGTGGCCTGTGGGACCGCCTACCATGCCGGACTTCTCGCCAAGTACGCGATCGAGCACTGGACCCGGCTCCCGGTCGAGATCGAGCTCGCCAGCGAGTTCCGCTATCGCGACCCGGTGCTCGACCGCTCGACGCTGGTCGTGGCGATCTCGCAGTCCGGTGAGACGGCCGACACGCTCGAGGCGGTCCGGCACGCGAAGGATCAGAAGGCCCGCGTCCTGGCCATCTGCAACACCAACGGCGCGCAGATCCCGCGCGAGTCCGACGCGGTTCTCTACACGCACGCCGGCCCCGAGATCGGCGTCGCGTCGACCAAGTGTTTCCTCGCGCAGATCGTCGCCGCCTACCTCCTGGGGCTCGCGCTGGCACAGGCCCGGGGCACCAAGTACGCCGACGAGGTCGCCCGCGAGTTCGCGGCGATCGAGGCGATGGCCGACTCGGTCGCGCAGGTGCTCGGCACGATGGAGCCGGTGCGGGAACTCGCACGCTCGCTGGCGCACCACAACACGGTGCTGTTCATCGGCCGTCACGTCGGCTACCCGGTCGCGCTCGAGGGCGCGCTGAAACTCAAGGAACTGGCGTACATGCACGCCGAGGGCTTCGCTGCGGGGGAGCTCAAGCACGGACCGATCGCGCTGATCGAGGATGGGCTGCCGGTGATCACGGTCATGCCGTCCCCGGACGGGCGCGCGGTGCTGCATTCCAAGATGGTCAGCAACATCCGGGAGATCCAGGCCCGCGGTGCCCGCACGATCGTCATCGCCGAACCCGACGACGCGGCCGCCCGCGCCGTCGCCGACGAGTTCATCCCGATCCCGAAGACGCCGACGCTCCTGCAGCCGCTGGTCTCGACCGTGCCGCTGCAGGTGTTCGCGGCGAGCGTCGCGCAGGCCCGTGGCTACGACGTCGACAAACCGCGGAACCTGGCCAAGTCGGTGACCGTCGAATAG
- the rpsI gene encoding 30S ribosomal protein S9 translates to MSNENINDAVEAVDEADVAEAAAVEVVEAEAVEVAADDYETAAVEDVREPIVIDRPIQTVGRRKEAVVRVRLMPGNGGFTLNGRSLEEYFPNKVHQQLIKAPLVLVERTESFDIFAKLVGGGPSGQAGALRLAIARALIEVTPEDRPALKKAGFLTRDPRAVERKKYGLKKARKASQYSKR, encoded by the coding sequence GTGAGCAACGAGAACATCAACGACGCCGTCGAGGCCGTCGACGAAGCTGATGTCGCCGAAGCCGCGGCCGTCGAGGTCGTGGAGGCCGAGGCCGTCGAGGTCGCCGCTGACGACTACGAGACCGCCGCTGTCGAAGACGTGCGCGAGCCGATCGTCATCGATCGTCCGATCCAGACCGTCGGCCGCCGCAAGGAAGCCGTCGTCCGCGTCCGCCTGATGCCGGGCAACGGTGGGTTCACCCTCAACGGACGCTCGTTGGAGGAGTACTTCCCCAACAAGGTGCACCAGCAGCTCATCAAGGCGCCGCTGGTCCTCGTCGAGCGCACCGAGTCGTTCGACATCTTCGCCAAGCTCGTCGGCGGCGGCCCCTCGGGCCAGGCCGGCGCGCTGCGTCTCGCCATCGCGCGTGCGCTCATCGAGGTCACGCCGGAGGATCGTCCCGCCCTGAAGAAGGCCGGCTTCCTCACCCGCGACCCGCGTGCGGTCGAGCGCAAGAAGTACGGCCTCAAGAAGGCCCGCAAGGCGTCGCAGTACTCCAAGCGCTGA
- a CDS encoding alpha/beta hydrolase, whose translation MPGKKQQKPTQSPAKLMSALARRGPHRVLRGDLGIVGTPGVVFTPAEGERLPAVAFGHGWMTSVERYRDLCHHLASWGIVVAVPAGQRGLLASDDTMAAQLRSALSIVTRVPLGFGDITVDPRKIGFAGHGFGAAAAVLAASEGVLHGQPQPQARGVVALFPAPTTGALLPAARRVSAPGLIVSAIGELDTLDGNALPLAQAYGTESAADPRPAAVLRTPPGATSRGLIEHRSIKSLLGSNGADKKTHTAARALTTGFLLHTLDDDSRYEVFADADTELGKVPAVDLDDPPEAQDKIAKLLGAKDRKRRRAASPVPSGLPNAVVPDTIE comes from the coding sequence GTGCCAGGCAAGAAGCAGCAGAAGCCGACGCAGTCGCCCGCGAAGCTGATGTCCGCGCTCGCCCGACGCGGGCCCCATCGCGTGTTGCGCGGTGACCTCGGGATCGTCGGGACACCGGGTGTCGTGTTCACTCCCGCCGAGGGCGAACGACTCCCGGCCGTCGCATTCGGCCACGGGTGGATGACGTCGGTGGAGCGCTACCGCGATCTGTGTCACCACCTCGCGTCCTGGGGCATCGTCGTCGCTGTGCCCGCGGGTCAGCGAGGTCTGCTGGCGTCCGACGACACGATGGCCGCCCAGTTGCGCTCGGCACTGTCCATCGTGACCCGAGTGCCGCTCGGCTTCGGCGACATCACCGTCGACCCGCGCAAGATCGGGTTCGCCGGCCACGGCTTCGGTGCCGCCGCCGCGGTGCTGGCCGCGTCGGAGGGAGTGCTGCACGGCCAGCCGCAACCGCAGGCTCGCGGGGTGGTCGCGCTGTTCCCGGCGCCGACGACCGGCGCACTGCTGCCCGCGGCCCGGCGGGTGAGTGCGCCCGGACTCATCGTGTCGGCGATCGGTGAACTCGACACCCTCGACGGCAACGCGCTTCCGCTGGCACAGGCCTACGGAACCGAGTCGGCCGCCGACCCCCGTCCCGCCGCCGTGCTGCGCACCCCGCCGGGTGCCACCTCTCGTGGACTGATCGAGCACCGGTCCATCAAGTCCCTGCTCGGCAGCAACGGCGCCGACAAGAAGACCCACACCGCGGCACGCGCCCTGACCACCGGGTTCCTGCTGCACACGCTCGACGACGACAGTCGGTACGAGGTCTTCGCCGACGCCGACACCGAGCTGGGGAAGGTGCCCGCGGTGGATCTGGACGATCCGCCGGAGGCCCAGGACAAGATCGCCAAGTTGCTCGGCGCGAAGGATCGCAAACGACGCCGCGCCGCGAGCCCGGTTCCGTCCGGCCTGCCGAACGCAGTGGTACCCGACACCATCGAGTGA
- the tsaE gene encoding tRNA (adenosine(37)-N6)-threonylcarbamoyltransferase complex ATPase subunit type 1 TsaE has translation MNGLGSAGTRELPDVADTEAFGAELGSTLAAGDVVILDGPLGAGKTALARGIGAGLGIVGRVTSPTFIIAREHRPGRPGRPGMVHVDAYRLGGAGNGSGVLDELDALDLDSDLDEAVVVVEWGEGVAERLAERHLVVRLRRDPDTDVRQVEWEWVSPE, from the coding sequence ATGAATGGGTTGGGTTCCGCCGGTACCCGCGAACTCCCCGACGTCGCCGACACCGAGGCCTTCGGCGCCGAGCTGGGGTCGACCCTGGCCGCGGGGGACGTCGTCATCCTCGACGGCCCGCTGGGTGCGGGGAAGACGGCGCTCGCCCGCGGGATCGGGGCCGGGCTCGGCATCGTGGGACGGGTGACCTCGCCGACGTTCATCATTGCGCGCGAACACCGACCGGGCCGGCCGGGCCGGCCGGGGATGGTCCACGTCGACGCGTACCGACTCGGCGGGGCCGGGAACGGTTCCGGAGTCCTCGACGAGCTCGACGCCCTGGATCTGGACTCCGACCTGGACGAGGCGGTCGTCGTCGTCGAGTGGGGCGAGGGGGTGGCCGAGCGGCTGGCCGAGCGGCATCTCGTCGTCCGGCTGCGCCGGGACCCCGATACCGATGTGCGACAAGTGGAGTGGGAATGGGTGAGTCCCGAATGA
- the glmM gene encoding phosphoglucosamine mutase, giving the protein MARLFGTDGVRGLANAELTPELALRLASAAAVVFAESSATDSHRRPRAVVGRDPRASGEMLEAAVCAGLAATGVDAICVGTVPTPAVAFLTADYRADFGVMISASHNPMPDNGIKFFSAGGHKLDDDVEDRIEAAMGDDLIRPIGAAVGRIVAAPDAGDRYRQHLAQAIDTRLDGLTVVVDCAHGAASELAPLAYADAGATVIAIHAEPDGLNINADCGSTHMDKLQAAVLEHGADLGLAHDGDADRCLAVDSTGQIVDGDAIMAVLATSLKDQGRLREDVLVATVMSNLGLHIAMRDAGITVHTTAVGDRYVLEELRRGGYSIGGEQSGHIVVPGSGTTGDGILTGLMLMARMAATTARLADLAGIVTVLPQELINVRVADKHAVSQSQAVRDAVAVAETELGETGRVLLRPSGTEQLVRVMVEAATADQALSVAGRLAEVVQGAGA; this is encoded by the coding sequence TTGGCACGCCTTTTCGGAACCGACGGCGTCCGAGGCCTGGCCAACGCCGAGCTCACTCCCGAGCTCGCGTTGCGCCTGGCCTCGGCCGCCGCGGTCGTTTTCGCAGAGAGTTCGGCGACCGACTCCCACCGGCGCCCGCGTGCGGTGGTCGGACGCGATCCGCGCGCATCCGGCGAGATGCTGGAGGCCGCGGTGTGCGCGGGGCTGGCCGCCACCGGAGTCGACGCCATCTGCGTCGGCACCGTGCCGACCCCGGCGGTCGCATTCCTTACCGCGGACTACCGCGCCGACTTCGGGGTGATGATCTCCGCATCGCACAACCCCATGCCCGACAACGGGATCAAATTCTTCTCCGCCGGCGGGCACAAACTCGACGACGACGTCGAGGACCGCATCGAGGCGGCGATGGGCGATGACCTCATCCGTCCGATCGGTGCCGCGGTGGGGCGCATCGTCGCGGCGCCCGACGCCGGCGACCGTTACCGGCAGCACCTCGCGCAGGCCATCGACACCCGGCTGGACGGGCTGACCGTGGTCGTCGACTGCGCGCACGGCGCAGCGTCGGAGCTCGCGCCGCTGGCCTACGCCGACGCCGGCGCGACCGTCATCGCGATCCACGCCGAGCCGGACGGTCTGAACATCAACGCCGACTGCGGGTCCACGCACATGGACAAGCTGCAGGCGGCGGTCCTCGAGCACGGAGCCGACCTCGGACTGGCGCACGACGGTGACGCAGACCGTTGTCTCGCAGTCGATTCCACCGGTCAGATCGTCGACGGTGATGCCATCATGGCCGTGCTCGCGACGTCGTTGAAGGACCAGGGAAGGCTTCGGGAGGACGTGCTCGTGGCCACGGTCATGAGCAACCTCGGACTGCACATCGCGATGCGTGACGCCGGGATCACCGTGCACACCACCGCGGTCGGGGACCGGTACGTCCTCGAGGAGCTGCGCCGGGGCGGTTATTCGATCGGCGGGGAGCAGTCCGGCCACATCGTCGTCCCGGGTTCGGGCACGACGGGTGACGGCATCCTGACCGGGCTGATGCTCATGGCCCGCATGGCCGCCACCACGGCACGCCTCGCCGACCTGGCCGGCATCGTCACCGTGCTGCCCCAGGAACTGATCAACGTGCGCGTCGCCGACAAGCATGCGGTGTCGCAGTCGCAAGCGGTCCGCGACGCGGTCGCGGTCGCCGAGACGGAACTGGGCGAGACCGGCCGAGTCCTGTTGCGGCCGTCGGGAACCGAGCAGCTCGTTCGCGTCATGGTGGAGGCCGCGACCGCCGACCAGGCGTTGTCGGTGGCCGGCCGTCTGGCCGAGGTCGTCCAGGGCGCGGGGGCATGA
- a CDS encoding alpha/beta fold hydrolase — MSGAPLVDDSERVGLLAGVAGIAALGGMAAVGAARNIARKSVVGRADPYADVDLTELYGERATTVTTDDGLELAVRIVDLGTVTADTAPDLTIVFVHGFSLRLSSWHFQREQLAAEWHDRNYRLVFFDHRGHGESDPAPTETCTIAQLADDAAAVVRATVPVGPVVLVGHSMGGMTLMGLARRHPALFSTHGPVAGVGLVATASRGLTDAGLGEGLRNPVVDAFRMSVRRAPRLVQAGRGLTRSALEPVLVAASFGPTFYSPALGAAVDKMIQSTPIETIVNFLHALEIHDESTALPVIAQVPTTVVCGDRDRLTPLRNSVRMYSQLGADSRLVVAKGAGHMVQMEEPGLVSDAIAELVDRARVALPAPRRRWWKRGRG; from the coding sequence GTGAGCGGGGCACCACTGGTGGACGATTCCGAACGCGTCGGACTGCTGGCCGGGGTGGCGGGAATCGCGGCCCTCGGCGGGATGGCAGCCGTCGGAGCGGCGCGCAACATCGCTCGCAAGAGCGTGGTGGGCCGCGCGGACCCCTACGCCGACGTCGATCTGACCGAGCTCTACGGCGAGCGCGCCACCACCGTCACCACCGACGACGGTCTGGAACTCGCGGTGCGGATCGTCGATCTGGGGACGGTGACGGCGGACACCGCACCCGACCTGACGATCGTGTTCGTGCACGGCTTCAGCCTTCGGTTGTCGAGCTGGCACTTCCAGCGAGAACAACTCGCCGCCGAGTGGCACGACCGCAACTATCGTCTGGTGTTCTTCGACCATCGGGGTCACGGTGAGAGCGATCCCGCACCGACCGAGACGTGCACGATCGCCCAGCTCGCCGACGACGCGGCAGCCGTGGTCCGTGCCACCGTCCCGGTCGGACCCGTTGTCCTCGTGGGTCATTCGATGGGTGGCATGACGCTGATGGGCCTCGCGCGCCGCCACCCGGCGCTGTTCTCGACCCATGGCCCGGTGGCCGGGGTGGGTCTCGTGGCGACGGCGTCGCGCGGTCTCACCGACGCCGGACTCGGTGAGGGACTGCGTAATCCGGTGGTGGACGCCTTCCGGATGAGTGTGCGCCGCGCGCCACGCCTGGTGCAGGCCGGGCGCGGACTGACCCGCTCCGCACTCGAACCGGTGCTCGTCGCAGCGAGTTTCGGGCCGACGTTCTACAGTCCGGCGCTCGGTGCCGCGGTGGACAAGATGATCCAGAGCACGCCCATCGAGACCATCGTGAACTTCCTGCACGCCTTGGAGATCCACGACGAGTCGACAGCCCTGCCGGTGATCGCGCAGGTTCCGACCACGGTCGTGTGCGGCGACCGGGACCGCCTCACGCCCCTGCGCAACTCGGTGCGGATGTACTCACAACTCGGTGCCGATTCGCGTCTGGTCGTCGCCAAGGGCGCCGGGCACATGGTCCAGATGGAGGAGCCGGGTCTGGTGAGCGACGCGATCGCCGAACTGGTGGATCGGGCGCGGGTCGCGCTGCCGGCTCCCCGCCGACGCTGGTGGAAGCGGGGCCGCGGATGA
- the rplM gene encoding 50S ribosomal protein L13, whose product MPTYTPKAGDITRTWHVIDAENVVLGRLAVQVANLLRGKHKPTYAPHMDGGDFVVVINAEKVALTSNKADRKLNYTHSGHPGGLKSRTTTELLATYPERVIEKAVKGMLPSTKLGRAMASKLKVYAGPNHPHAAQRPVPFEIKQVAQ is encoded by the coding sequence GTGCCTACCTACACCCCGAAGGCCGGTGACATCACGCGTACGTGGCATGTCATCGACGCCGAGAACGTGGTGCTCGGCCGGCTGGCCGTGCAGGTCGCGAACCTGCTCCGCGGCAAGCACAAGCCGACCTACGCCCCGCACATGGACGGCGGCGACTTCGTCGTCGTCATCAACGCGGAGAAGGTTGCGCTGACCAGCAACAAGGCGGATCGCAAGCTGAACTACACCCACTCGGGGCATCCCGGTGGCCTGAAGTCCCGCACCACGACCGAGCTGCTCGCGACCTACCCCGAGCGCGTCATCGAGAAGGCCGTCAAGGGCATGCTGCCGTCGACCAAGCTCGGCCGCGCCATGGCGTCGAAGCTGAAGGTCTACGCCGGCCCGAATCATCCGCACGCGGCCCAGCGCCCCGTCCCCTTCGAGATCAAGCAGGTGGCCCAGTGA
- a CDS encoding HAD family hydrolase translates to MTGTTPRAVLFDFSGTLFRFEARGEWFADLRDDSGAEFDRDRQADIIRRMVAPVGLPDGIVGDDRHAWESRDLDPALHRTGYLALLRAAGMSDPDQANSLYNRVLDPSSWVPFADTVAVLRKLGAAHVPVGIVSNIAFDLRKVLALHDVEDLVGAFALSYEVGAIKPDPRIFHAALDPLGVPAEEVLMIGDSETADGGARALGCSFALVHDVPPADRPTALLDAVTSHGVELRG, encoded by the coding sequence ATGACCGGTACGACGCCGCGGGCGGTGCTGTTCGACTTCTCCGGCACGCTGTTCCGCTTCGAGGCCCGCGGCGAGTGGTTCGCCGACCTGCGCGACGACTCCGGCGCCGAGTTCGACCGTGACCGCCAGGCCGACATCATCCGGCGGATGGTCGCACCCGTCGGCCTGCCGGACGGCATCGTCGGTGACGATCGACACGCCTGGGAATCCCGGGATCTCGATCCGGCGCTGCATCGAACCGGCTATCTGGCCCTGTTGCGTGCGGCGGGGATGAGTGACCCCGACCAGGCGAACTCGCTCTACAACCGAGTCCTCGATCCGTCGTCCTGGGTGCCGTTCGCCGACACCGTGGCGGTGCTCCGGAAGCTCGGTGCGGCACACGTCCCGGTCGGGATCGTCAGCAACATCGCCTTCGACCTGCGCAAGGTCCTGGCGCTGCACGACGTCGAGGACCTCGTGGGCGCGTTCGCGCTGTCCTACGAGGTGGGGGCGATCAAACCCGACCCCCGGATCTTCCACGCCGCCCTCGACCCGCTGGGTGTGCCGGCGGAGGAGGTGCTGATGATCGGGGACAGCGAGACCGCCGACGGCGGTGCGCGTGCCCTTGGTTGCTCCTTCGCGCTGGTACACGACGTCCCGCCGGCCGACCGGCCCACCGCGTTGCTCGACGCGGTGACCTCGCACGGCGTCGAACTGCGCGGCTGA